The following coding sequences are from one Achromobacter sp. B7 window:
- a CDS encoding MFS transporter, which yields MTPPPTPTQPAADPTRSKRDLLMAMAGVSATVVLAALDSTIISTTLPRVAEALNGMALYAWVGTGYLLATAASILIFGRLGDMFGRKPLMLVSVLIIALGSIACGLAQSMTQLIVFRTLQGVGGGMMIATAFAAPADLFPDAKQRVRWMALVSAAFAMASGIGPVLGGAATQALGWRAAFFISPVAAAGAFFLLARYFPRIRPIHDGSRKIDWVGAILLVLAVGAPLAALELAFAQGEHAHPLLGAMLAVIGVAAIAILIPTERRVKSPIFPLRVLAGQESKLLNLAAMMVGAVMFVLIFYSPLLLQQVLGYTPSEAGLLLTPLVAAISVGSIINGRMFPKQTEPQRLMVFGGLLLAAGTLMVLLISPGTSAWWILAAFFVNGCALGFLLPNLTLFMQMLSERRDVGVASALVQTTRAIGSALGTALVGIMISHGTVLNGVRAGLVLCIVLSLSCALLAYRVKMKNLVTSRK from the coding sequence ATGACTCCGCCGCCGACACCGACCCAGCCCGCCGCCGATCCCACCCGCTCCAAGAGGGATTTGCTGATGGCCATGGCGGGGGTCTCGGCAACCGTGGTGCTGGCCGCGCTGGATTCCACCATCATCAGTACCACCTTGCCGCGCGTGGCAGAGGCGCTGAACGGCATGGCGCTCTATGCCTGGGTGGGCACCGGCTACCTGCTGGCCACCGCCGCGTCCATCCTGATCTTTGGTCGGTTGGGCGACATGTTCGGGCGCAAGCCGCTGATGCTGGTTTCCGTGCTGATCATCGCGCTGGGCTCCATTGCGTGCGGGCTGGCGCAGTCCATGACTCAATTGATCGTTTTTCGCACCCTGCAAGGGGTGGGCGGCGGCATGATGATCGCGACCGCCTTCGCCGCGCCGGCCGACCTGTTTCCCGACGCCAAGCAGCGCGTGCGATGGATGGCGCTGGTGTCCGCCGCCTTTGCCATGGCCAGCGGTATCGGCCCGGTGCTGGGCGGCGCGGCGACCCAGGCGCTGGGCTGGCGGGCGGCATTCTTCATATCTCCCGTTGCGGCAGCGGGCGCGTTTTTCCTGTTGGCCCGCTACTTTCCCCGTATTCGCCCCATCCATGACGGCAGCCGCAAAATCGACTGGGTGGGCGCCATCCTGCTCGTCTTGGCCGTGGGCGCGCCGCTCGCGGCGCTGGAGCTGGCCTTTGCCCAGGGCGAGCATGCCCACCCCCTGCTGGGCGCCATGTTGGCAGTGATCGGCGTGGCCGCCATCGCCATCCTGATTCCTACCGAACGCCGCGTGAAGTCGCCCATCTTTCCGCTGCGCGTTCTGGCCGGACAAGAATCCAAACTGCTGAACCTGGCCGCGATGATGGTGGGCGCGGTGATGTTCGTGCTGATCTTCTACAGCCCGCTGCTGTTGCAGCAGGTGCTGGGCTATACCCCCAGCGAAGCCGGCTTGCTGCTGACGCCGCTGGTTGCCGCGATTTCAGTGGGCAGCATCATCAACGGGCGCATGTTTCCCAAGCAGACCGAGCCGCAGCGCTTGATGGTGTTTGGCGGGCTGCTGCTGGCAGCCGGGACCTTGATGGTGTTGCTGATTTCACCTGGCACGTCGGCGTGGTGGATTCTTGCCGCGTTCTTCGTCAACGGATGCGCGCTGGGCTTTCTGCTGCCCAATCTGACGCTCTTCATGCAGATGCTGAGCGAACGCCGAGACGTGGGCGTGGCGTCCGCGCTGGTGCAAACCACCCGCGCCATCGGCAGCGCGCTGGGCACCGCGCTGGTCGGGATCATGATTTCGCATGGCACGGTACTAAACGGAGTGCGGGCCGGGCTGGTCTTGTGTATTGTCCTGTCCCTGTCCTGTGCGCTGCTGGCGTACCGGGTCAAGATGAAGAACCTGGTCACCAGCCGCAAATAA
- a CDS encoding putative Na+/H+ antiporter — protein MPQPIEVIATILFAVAVLHTFSVPVFARLAHRGGPHAGIWHLFAEVEAVFGVWAFALIVAMAALTGPASAISYMDTRNFTEPLFVFVIMVVAASRPILEMVGLMVRVVARVLPLPRELATFFVVMALVPLGGSFITEPAAMTLAAILLRDAYFRTSGRAGFKYLTLGVLFVNVSIGGVLTAYAAPPVLMVASTFGWDSAFMAQHFGWRAAVAVCLNAGLLTFICRKALMDRSVGTGGGVDGAQGSDSRPPVPMLVIAVHLVFLVAVVLTAHHPAIFMGLLMMFIGFSEAYKRHQNRLLIKEGLMVGFFLAGLVVLGGLQKWWLQDLLGGLQPFVLFWGATALTAITDNAALTYLGSLVEGTNEAWRYMLVAGAVTGGGLTVIANAPNPAGFAILKNHFPDGSISSGRLFLSALGPTLIAALMFLLPL, from the coding sequence ATGCCCCAGCCCATTGAAGTCATTGCCACCATCCTGTTCGCGGTGGCGGTTCTTCATACCTTTTCCGTTCCCGTTTTTGCGCGCCTGGCCCATCGCGGCGGCCCGCATGCCGGCATCTGGCATTTGTTCGCCGAAGTCGAAGCGGTGTTCGGCGTCTGGGCGTTCGCGCTGATCGTCGCGATGGCCGCGCTGACCGGTCCGGCCAGCGCCATCAGTTACATGGACACGCGCAACTTCACCGAGCCGCTGTTCGTTTTCGTGATCATGGTGGTGGCGGCCAGCCGGCCGATCCTGGAAATGGTGGGCCTGATGGTGCGCGTCGTGGCGCGCGTGCTGCCCCTGCCGCGCGAACTGGCCACCTTCTTCGTGGTGATGGCGCTGGTGCCGCTGGGCGGCTCTTTCATCACCGAGCCCGCCGCGATGACGCTGGCCGCGATCCTGCTGCGTGACGCCTATTTCCGCACGAGCGGCCGCGCCGGCTTCAAGTACCTGACTCTGGGCGTGCTGTTCGTAAACGTGTCGATCGGCGGCGTGCTGACCGCCTACGCGGCGCCGCCGGTGCTGATGGTGGCGTCCACCTTCGGCTGGGATTCCGCTTTCATGGCGCAGCACTTCGGCTGGCGCGCGGCGGTGGCCGTGTGCTTGAACGCCGGCTTGTTGACGTTTATCTGCCGCAAGGCGCTGATGGACCGCTCGGTGGGCACGGGCGGCGGTGTCGACGGCGCGCAAGGCTCGGATTCGCGACCGCCGGTGCCGATGCTGGTCATCGCCGTGCATCTGGTTTTCCTGGTAGCCGTGGTGCTTACCGCGCATCACCCGGCCATTTTCATGGGCCTGTTGATGATGTTCATCGGCTTTTCCGAAGCTTATAAGCGCCATCAGAACCGCCTGTTGATCAAGGAAGGCCTGATGGTTGGGTTCTTCCTGGCCGGGCTGGTGGTGCTGGGCGGTTTGCAGAAGTGGTGGTTGCAGGATCTGCTGGGCGGCTTGCAGCCGTTCGTGCTGTTCTGGGGAGCAACGGCGCTGACCGCCATTACCGACAACGCCGCACTGACGTATCTGGGGTCGCTGGTTGAAGGCACCAACGAAGCCTGGCGCTACATGCTGGTGGCAGGCGCGGTGACCGGGGGCGGCCTGACCGTGATCGCCAACGCGCCGAACCCGGCCGGTTTCGCCATTCTGAAAAACCACTTTCCGGATGGCAGCATTTCGTCGGGACGGCTGTTTCTGTCCGCCTTGGGGCCCACCTTGATCGCGGCCCTGATGTTCCTGCTGCCGCTCTAG
- a CDS encoding DMT family transporter, with amino-acid sequence MRQRNLLDLLLLAGVWGGSFLFMRLAVNDFGPVALIELRVGLAALFLLPAAMWRGKLPVIARHWKALLVVGTLNAAVPFLLYAYAAQSLGAGFLSVANAVTPVWGAVVGWLWLKDRLPWMRSLGLLIGFVGIIVLVWDKLNFQAGGTGPAVLAAVSAPVFYGLAANWTKRFLTGVDALASATGSMIAASLVLLPLAVSAWPETPASMTAWISTVLLAVVCTGAAYIIFFRLIANVGPTGAVSVTFLVPIFGVVWGAWLLDESITPSIVLGAAIILVGTALALGLVKRRA; translated from the coding sequence ATGCGTCAACGCAATTTGCTGGACCTGCTGCTGCTGGCAGGGGTCTGGGGCGGTTCCTTTCTGTTCATGCGGCTTGCCGTCAACGATTTCGGGCCGGTCGCGCTGATCGAACTTCGGGTCGGCCTGGCCGCGCTGTTCCTGCTGCCCGCCGCGATGTGGCGCGGCAAGCTGCCCGTGATTGCGCGGCACTGGAAGGCCCTGCTGGTGGTCGGCACCCTGAACGCCGCCGTACCGTTCTTGCTGTATGCCTATGCCGCGCAATCGTTGGGCGCGGGGTTCCTGTCCGTGGCCAACGCGGTAACGCCCGTGTGGGGCGCCGTGGTGGGATGGCTGTGGCTCAAGGACAGGCTGCCGTGGATGCGGTCGCTGGGTCTGTTGATCGGCTTCGTGGGCATCATCGTGCTGGTGTGGGACAAGCTGAACTTCCAGGCCGGGGGCACCGGCCCCGCCGTGCTTGCCGCCGTTTCCGCACCCGTTTTCTACGGCCTCGCCGCGAACTGGACCAAGCGTTTCCTGACGGGCGTGGATGCGCTGGCCAGCGCCACGGGCAGCATGATCGCGGCCTCGCTGGTACTACTGCCGTTGGCCGTGTCCGCCTGGCCGGAGACGCCCGCGTCGATGACGGCGTGGATATCCACGGTGCTGCTTGCCGTGGTGTGCACCGGCGCGGCCTACATCATCTTTTTCCGGTTGATCGCCAACGTCGGCCCCACCGGCGCGGTCAGCGTCACGTTCCTGGTGCCGATCTTCGGCGTGGTGTGGGGTGCGTGGTTGCTGGACGAAAGCATCACGCCGTCCATCGTGCTGGGCGCCGCCATCATCCTGGTTGGGACCGCGCTGGCGTTGGGACTGGTCAAGCGGCGCGCGTGA
- a CDS encoding endonuclease/exonuclease/phosphatase family protein: MSLIRVVSYNIHKGRSALGRLDSLNELRLGLYGLRPDLVFLQEVQGRNEQRSLLHAQHESLAAALRLDVAYGRNAIRHATDHGNALLSRFPILDHENLDISDHRLEQRGLLHARIEVDDRPVHCFVVHLGLFAGSRTRQVLALTERIRRMVPDGEPILIAGDFNDWNDRLAPLFVQQLGLYEVFSHAPRSHGGELPRLRDSVKRLSNALRGLPNGGLSVMERTNQLGMGGSAPPLLPPPRTFPAVFPWFRLDRIYQRGFAVRSARVLRGREWARLSDHSPLLAELELP, translated from the coding sequence ATGTCGCTCATCCGTGTCGTCAGCTACAACATTCACAAGGGCCGTTCGGCATTGGGCCGGCTCGACTCCCTGAATGAACTCCGCTTGGGCCTGTATGGCCTGCGCCCGGATCTTGTCTTCCTGCAGGAGGTCCAGGGCCGCAACGAGCAACGATCCCTGCTCCACGCGCAACACGAATCACTTGCCGCCGCCTTGAGGCTGGACGTGGCCTATGGCCGCAACGCCATCCGTCATGCCACGGATCACGGCAATGCGCTGTTGTCGCGCTTTCCCATTCTTGACCACGAAAACCTGGACATCTCCGATCACCGGCTGGAGCAACGCGGGCTGTTGCACGCGCGTATCGAAGTCGATGACCGCCCGGTGCACTGTTTCGTTGTGCACTTGGGCCTGTTCGCCGGCAGCCGAACGCGCCAGGTGCTGGCGCTGACCGAGCGCATTCGTCGCATGGTGCCTGACGGTGAACCCATCCTGATCGCTGGCGATTTCAACGACTGGAACGACCGCCTGGCCCCGTTGTTCGTACAGCAATTGGGGCTGTACGAAGTGTTCTCGCACGCGCCGCGCAGCCATGGTGGTGAATTGCCGCGCTTGCGCGATTCGGTCAAGCGCCTGAGCAACGCGTTGCGCGGCTTGCCCAACGGCGGCTTGTCCGTGATGGAACGCACCAATCAGCTGGGCATGGGCGGCAGCGCGCCGCCGCTGCTGCCGCCGCCCCGTACCTTTCCGGCCGTGTTCCCGTGGTTTCGCCTGGACCGCATTTATCAGCGCGGTTTCGCTGTGCGTAGCGCGCGCGTGTTGCGCGGACGGGAATGGGCGCGCCTGTCCGATCATTCTCCCTTGCTGGCGGAGCTGGAACTCCCGTGA
- the clsB gene encoding cardiolipin synthase ClsB, which translates to MKAEQVKLEWTDGNSIRLLQNGADFFPALCAAIDAAQVSVHLETYIFMLDRTGVQVLESLMAAARRGVKVRVVLDGFGSAMHVEAVRARLLEAGAQCRIFRPEPRWFARYIPSRSRLRRLHRKVTVVDGSIAFIGGINVVDDYDDLDPTDGIPGPRFDFAVQVQGPLVTEAAYAQDLLWVRLNWARLRRHPRDWNRMRLTKPHHAHVKPCGTLRAALVLRDNLRFRQTFERAYLYGITQARRDILIANAYFFPGRQFRRALAKAAARGVRVRLLLQGKVEYRMQYHATRSLYDQLLRDGIEIYEYMPSYLHAKVAVIDNVATVGSSNLDPFSLLLAREANVVVDDQPFAWDLQERLETAIREGGNFIRPLDYQRRGWLRRWVDAASYTLLRIGVALTGSSDKY; encoded by the coding sequence GTGAAGGCCGAGCAGGTCAAGTTGGAATGGACGGACGGCAATAGCATTCGCTTGTTGCAGAACGGTGCCGACTTTTTCCCCGCGCTCTGCGCGGCCATCGATGCCGCGCAGGTCAGCGTGCATCTGGAAACCTACATCTTCATGCTGGACCGCACAGGCGTCCAGGTGCTGGAAAGCCTGATGGCGGCAGCGCGGCGCGGCGTGAAGGTCAGGGTGGTGCTGGACGGTTTCGGCAGCGCCATGCATGTGGAAGCCGTGCGCGCCCGCCTGCTTGAAGCGGGCGCGCAATGCCGCATCTTCCGGCCCGAACCACGCTGGTTTGCGCGCTACATCCCATCACGCAGCCGCCTGCGCCGCCTGCACCGCAAGGTGACCGTGGTGGACGGCAGCATCGCATTCATCGGCGGCATCAATGTCGTGGACGACTACGACGACCTGGACCCGACCGACGGCATCCCTGGGCCGCGCTTTGACTTCGCGGTGCAAGTGCAAGGGCCGCTGGTCACCGAAGCGGCCTATGCGCAAGACCTGCTGTGGGTACGCCTGAACTGGGCACGGCTGCGCCGCCATCCGCGCGACTGGAACCGCATGCGTCTGACCAAGCCGCACCACGCGCACGTCAAGCCCTGCGGCACGCTGCGCGCCGCGCTGGTGCTGCGCGACAACCTGCGTTTTCGCCAGACGTTTGAACGCGCTTACCTGTACGGCATCACGCAGGCTCGGCGCGACATTCTCATCGCCAACGCGTATTTCTTTCCGGGGCGGCAATTTCGCCGCGCCCTGGCCAAGGCCGCCGCGCGGGGCGTGCGCGTGCGCCTGCTGTTGCAAGGCAAGGTCGAATACCGCATGCAGTATCACGCCACGCGCTCGCTATACGACCAGTTGCTGCGCGACGGCATTGAAATCTATGAGTACATGCCCAGCTACCTGCACGCCAAGGTTGCCGTGATCGACAACGTGGCGACGGTGGGCTCGTCGAACCTGGACCCCTTCAGCCTGCTGCTGGCGCGCGAGGCCAACGTGGTCGTCGACGATCAGCCCTTTGCCTGGGACCTGCAAGAGCGCCTGGAAACGGCCATTCGCGAGGGTGGCAATTTCATCCGGCCGCTGGACTATCAGCGCCGGGGCTGGTTGCGGCGTTGGGTGGATGCGGCGTCCTACACGCTGCTGCGTATCGGCGTGGCGCTGACGGGCTCGTCCGACAAATACTGA
- the aspS gene encoding aspartate--tRNA ligase — protein MRTCYTGQVCRDHLGQTVTLYGWVNRRRDHGGVIFIDLRDRAGLAQIVFDPDNAAFATAERLRNEFCVRVTGLVRERPAGTANSELASGEIEVLCKEVEILNASVTPPFQLDDDNLSETTRLTHRVLDLRRPQMQRNLMLRYRVSIETRKFLDQLGFIDIETPMLAKSTPEGARDYLVPSRVNAGHFFALPQSPQLFKQMLMVSGFDRYYQITKCFRDEDLRADRQPEFTQIDCETSFLNEFEIREIFENLIRHVFKVVQGVDLAQPFPIMPWTEAMRRYGSDKPDLRVKLEFTDMTDVMRDVDFKVFAAAATAPGSRVVALRVPGGAEMSRSEIDGYTQFVGIYGAKGLAYIKVNEVAKGRDGLQSPIVKNLHDAALAELVKRTGAQDGDIIFFGADREKVVNDAIGALRVKIGHSEFGKKTGLFEAGWQPLWVVDFPMFEYDEEDGRYTAAHHPFTSPKDGHEDFLETDPSKAFAKAYDMVLNGWEIGGGSVRIHREEVQSKVFRALKIGAEEAQEKFGYLLDALQYGAPPHGGIAFGLDRIVTMMTGAESIRDVIAFPKTQRAQDLLTQAPSEVDEKQLRELHIRLRNVEAK, from the coding sequence ATGCGTACCTGCTACACCGGCCAGGTTTGCCGTGACCATCTCGGCCAGACCGTCACCCTGTACGGCTGGGTGAACCGCCGCCGCGACCACGGCGGGGTCATCTTCATCGACTTGCGCGACCGCGCGGGCCTGGCCCAGATCGTGTTCGATCCGGACAACGCCGCCTTCGCCACCGCCGAGCGTCTGCGCAATGAATTCTGCGTCCGCGTCACCGGCCTGGTGCGCGAGCGTCCGGCAGGCACCGCCAACAGCGAGCTGGCTTCGGGCGAAATCGAAGTGCTGTGCAAGGAAGTTGAAATCCTGAACGCGTCGGTCACCCCGCCGTTCCAGCTGGACGACGACAACCTGTCGGAGACGACCCGCCTGACGCACCGCGTGCTGGACCTGCGCCGCCCGCAAATGCAGCGCAACCTGATGCTGCGATACCGCGTGTCGATCGAAACGCGCAAGTTCCTGGACCAGCTGGGCTTCATCGACATCGAAACTCCGATGCTGGCCAAGAGCACGCCCGAAGGCGCGCGTGACTACCTGGTGCCCTCGCGCGTGAACGCCGGCCACTTCTTCGCGCTGCCGCAATCGCCGCAGCTGTTCAAGCAGATGCTGATGGTGTCGGGCTTTGACCGCTACTACCAGATCACCAAGTGCTTCCGCGACGAAGACCTGCGCGCTGACCGCCAGCCCGAATTCACCCAGATCGACTGCGAAACGTCGTTCCTGAACGAATTCGAGATCCGCGAAATCTTCGAAAACCTGATCCGTCACGTGTTCAAGGTGGTGCAGGGCGTTGATCTGGCGCAGCCGTTCCCGATCATGCCGTGGACCGAAGCGATGCGCCGCTATGGTTCCGACAAGCCGGACCTGCGCGTGAAGCTTGAATTCACCGACATGACCGATGTCATGCGCGATGTGGACTTCAAGGTGTTTGCCGCCGCCGCCACGGCGCCCGGCAGCCGCGTGGTCGCCCTGCGCGTGCCCGGTGGCGCCGAAATGTCCCGCAGCGAAATTGATGGCTACACGCAATTCGTGGGCATCTACGGCGCCAAGGGCCTGGCCTACATCAAGGTCAACGAAGTGGCCAAGGGCCGCGACGGCCTGCAATCGCCCATCGTCAAGAACCTGCACGACGCTGCCCTGGCCGAACTGGTCAAGCGCACCGGCGCGCAAGACGGCGACATCATTTTCTTTGGCGCGGATCGCGAGAAGGTCGTCAACGACGCCATCGGCGCGCTGCGCGTGAAGATCGGCCACAGCGAATTCGGCAAGAAGACGGGCCTGTTCGAGGCCGGTTGGCAGCCGCTGTGGGTGGTTGACTTCCCGATGTTCGAATACGACGAGGAAGACGGCCGCTACACCGCCGCCCACCACCCGTTCACCAGCCCCAAGGACGGCCACGAAGACTTCCTGGAAACCGATCCCAGCAAGGCCTTCGCCAAGGCTTACGACATGGTGCTGAACGGTTGGGAAATTGGCGGCGGCTCGGTCCGTATCCACCGCGAAGAAGTCCAGAGCAAGGTGTTCCGCGCGCTGAAGATCGGCGCCGAGGAAGCTCAGGAAAAGTTCGGCTACCTGCTGGACGCGCTGCAATATGGCGCGCCTCCGCACGGCGGCATCGCATTCGGCCTGGACCGCATTGTCACGATGATGACCGGCGCCGAATCGATTCGCGACGTGATCGCCTTCCCGAAGACGCAACGCGCCCAGGATCTGCTGACGCAAGCGCCTTCCGAAGTCGACGAAAAGCAGCTGCGCGAATTGCACATCCGCTTGCGTAACGTCGAGGCTAAGTAA
- a CDS encoding FmdB family zinc ribbon protein: protein MPIYAYKCSACGHAKDVLQKISDAPLSVCPECGQSTFSKQVTAAGFQLKGSGWYVTDFRNNGSSGAAATGAAAPSEGAPAATPAAPAASTTPAPAAAPAGSPAAPAGGTPA, encoded by the coding sequence ATGCCCATCTACGCTTATAAGTGCAGCGCCTGCGGCCATGCCAAAGACGTCTTGCAGAAGATTTCCGATGCGCCCCTTTCGGTTTGCCCCGAATGCGGCCAAAGCACGTTCTCCAAGCAGGTGACCGCGGCTGGATTCCAGCTGAAAGGCTCCGGCTGGTACGTGACCGACTTCCGTAACAACGGTTCAAGTGGCGCAGCCGCCACGGGCGCCGCGGCGCCGTCGGAAGGTGCCCCGGCGGCCACGCCGGCGGCACCCGCCGCCAGCACCACGCCCGCACCGGCAGCCGCGCCTGCGGGCAGCCCCGCTGCGCCGGCCGGCGGTACGCCCGCCTAG
- a CDS encoding DUF502 domain-containing protein, translating into MRLIKKYFITGLLIWVPLVITVWVLGLLVATLEGFVPGFLSSESLFGIDIPGFRFVLVIVVVLLTGIFAANLIGRTMVDQWESLLGRIPLVRSIYNSVKQVSDTVLAPNGQAFRRAVLVQYPRAGSWTIAFVTGTPSGEVAGLMPGDHISVYVPTTPNPTSGFFLMMPRADAIDLQMSVDAALKYIVSMGVVAPTQALAPEGQPAPLSPATGVQDAPRADS; encoded by the coding sequence ATGCGCCTTATCAAGAAGTACTTCATCACCGGCTTGCTGATCTGGGTCCCCCTGGTCATCACGGTGTGGGTACTGGGCTTGCTGGTCGCCACCCTGGAAGGGTTCGTGCCCGGCTTCCTGTCGTCCGAATCGCTGTTCGGCATCGACATCCCGGGCTTCCGCTTCGTTCTGGTCATCGTAGTGGTGTTGCTGACGGGCATATTCGCGGCAAACCTCATCGGCCGTACCATGGTGGACCAGTGGGAAAGCCTGCTGGGCCGTATTCCGCTGGTGCGCTCCATCTACAACTCGGTCAAGCAGGTCAGCGACACCGTGCTGGCCCCCAATGGCCAGGCGTTTCGTCGGGCGGTACTGGTGCAGTACCCCCGCGCTGGTTCCTGGACCATCGCTTTCGTTACCGGCACGCCCAGCGGTGAAGTGGCCGGCCTGATGCCGGGCGACCACATCAGCGTGTATGTGCCCACGACACCGAACCCCACGTCCGGCTTCTTTCTGATGATGCCTCGCGCCGACGCGATCGATCTTCAGATGAGTGTGGACGCGGCATTGAAGTACATCGTTTCCATGGGCGTGGTCGCCCCGACCCAGGCGCTTGCGCCCGAGGGTCAACCGGCCCCGCTCTCTCCGGCAACCGGCGTGCAAGACGCGCCGCGAGCCGATTCGTAA
- the pgi gene encoding glucose-6-phosphate isomerase yields MLPLKPVDLAKLPRLPEWQAFSQAVQHGSICTDELRLLHAAGLTIDLSAQVSSPDARAAATALLQARGFDQARAALLAGDHVNKTEDRAAWHTMLRAPEPIEAVAREHQRVREFVEQADAQGKWKAVIHIGIGGSDWGVRLATDACSGSGARRALKFVANIDGHALEDAILGLNAQDTLLVVTSKSFTTAETLANLRRAVDWLAQAGVERPYEQVVAITARPDAARALGIPSSQVFEFWDWVGGRYSLWSAVGLPVAMAVGIDVIEGIRAGAAAMDEHFAQAPIAENAPAQLALAGVANRSVLGYGSLSIAAYDARLQFLAPYLQQLDMESLGKSVDMAGDPVGVPTGPSVWGMPGTDGQHTFFQWLHQGTDGAAVDFIMCREADHQWTEEHAMLLANCLAQRQTLLRGTSLDADRDAMLAQGMPADKAEWLARHRRHEGGRPSTLIVLPRLTPYALGALLALYEHKIFVQALIWGINPFDQWGVEAGKKMASGILRELHGQGQNADHDLSTQHWISVLTQGR; encoded by the coding sequence ATGCTGCCTTTAAAACCCGTTGACCTTGCGAAGCTACCGCGCCTTCCCGAATGGCAAGCGTTCTCTCAGGCCGTCCAGCACGGCTCAATCTGCACTGATGAACTACGCCTGTTGCACGCCGCCGGACTAACCATCGACCTCAGCGCGCAGGTCTCATCCCCAGACGCCCGCGCTGCGGCAACCGCCCTGCTCCAAGCCCGTGGTTTCGACCAGGCACGCGCGGCTCTGCTGGCCGGCGACCACGTCAACAAGACAGAAGACCGCGCCGCTTGGCACACCATGCTGCGTGCGCCGGAACCCATTGAAGCCGTCGCCCGCGAACACCAACGTGTTCGGGAATTCGTGGAACAGGCGGACGCTCAGGGCAAATGGAAAGCGGTAATCCATATTGGTATCGGCGGCAGCGACTGGGGCGTGCGCTTGGCCACGGACGCGTGCAGCGGTAGCGGCGCTCGCAGAGCCCTGAAATTCGTGGCCAATATTGACGGGCATGCCCTTGAAGACGCCATCCTGGGCCTGAATGCCCAAGACACTCTTTTGGTCGTCACATCCAAATCCTTCACGACGGCAGAAACGCTGGCCAACCTGCGGCGCGCCGTGGACTGGCTGGCACAGGCGGGCGTGGAACGGCCGTATGAGCAGGTCGTGGCGATCACCGCCCGCCCCGACGCCGCCCGCGCGCTGGGGATTCCGTCTTCGCAGGTCTTCGAATTCTGGGACTGGGTTGGCGGCCGATATTCCTTGTGGTCCGCCGTGGGCTTGCCGGTGGCCATGGCGGTCGGGATTGACGTCATCGAAGGCATCCGTGCCGGCGCCGCCGCCATGGACGAGCACTTCGCCCAGGCGCCCATTGCCGAAAACGCCCCTGCGCAGCTTGCGCTGGCCGGCGTCGCCAACCGCAGCGTACTTGGGTATGGGTCGCTCAGCATCGCCGCGTATGACGCGCGCCTGCAATTCCTGGCGCCCTATCTACAACAGCTGGATATGGAATCGCTGGGCAAATCCGTGGATATGGCCGGCGATCCCGTGGGCGTGCCCACCGGCCCGTCGGTGTGGGGCATGCCCGGCACCGACGGCCAGCACACCTTTTTCCAGTGGCTGCACCAAGGCACGGACGGCGCGGCGGTGGATTTCATCATGTGCCGCGAAGCCGACCACCAATGGACGGAAGAACACGCGATGCTGCTGGCCAATTGCCTGGCCCAACGCCAGACGCTCCTGCGGGGTACGTCGCTGGATGCGGATCGCGACGCCATGCTGGCCCAAGGCATGCCCGCGGACAAGGCCGAATGGCTCGCGCGCCATCGCCGACACGAAGGCGGCAGGCCTTCTACGCTGATCGTGTTGCCGCGCCTGACGCCGTACGCGCTGGGCGCGTTGCTGGCACTGTACGAGCACAAGATCTTCGTACAAGCGTTGATCTGGGGGATCAACCCCTTCGATCAATGGGGTGTCGAGGCGGGCAAGAAAATGGCCAGCGGCATCCTGCGCGAATTGCACGGGCAAGGCCAAAACGCCGATCACGATCTTTCGACCCAGCATTGGATTTCGGTTCTGACGCAGGGGCGCTAA
- a CDS encoding carbon monoxide dehydrogenase subunit G, producing MRIADAQWIPSTQHQTWDALTDPRVLQKCIPGCVEVAMRSPTEYAVTLRANIAGIDTDYEGEILLSDVNAPDSCTLVFEGKGRAACLAIGTAQVNLSTKDQGTRVAYTVAGMAGGKLAECGEGLLLKAGDKIIQKFFAAFIDHMAVQPRIAPPPPPPEPEPRGVSNSRWSWLLVVVIIAVFWGYHSFYK from the coding sequence ATGCGCATTGCCGATGCCCAATGGATTCCTTCGACGCAGCACCAGACATGGGATGCGTTGACGGACCCGAGAGTCTTGCAGAAGTGCATACCGGGTTGCGTGGAAGTTGCGATGCGCAGCCCTACCGAATACGCCGTCACCCTGCGTGCCAATATCGCGGGGATCGACACCGACTACGAGGGCGAGATCCTGCTCTCGGACGTCAACGCCCCCGACAGCTGCACCCTGGTGTTCGAAGGCAAGGGCCGCGCGGCCTGCCTGGCCATCGGCACCGCCCAGGTCAATCTCAGCACCAAGGACCAGGGCACCCGCGTGGCCTATACCGTGGCCGGCATGGCGGGCGGCAAGTTGGCTGAATGTGGCGAAGGGCTGTTGCTGAAAGCCGGCGACAAGATCATCCAGAAGTTCTTTGCCGCGTTCATCGACCACATGGCCGTCCAGCCACGGATTGCGCCGCCGCCCCCTCCCCCAGAACCCGAACCTCGCGGCGTGTCCAATTCCCGCTGGTCATGGCTGCTGGTCGTGGTGATCATTGCGGTTTTCTGGGGCTACCACTCGTTTTACAAGTGA